The Bacillota bacterium genome contains the following window.
GCCCGCAGGCCACTGTTTGTTGTTCTCGTAGTATTCCACACAGGCCTCGGTGGTGATGGTGAAACCCGGTGGTACAGGAATGCCCAGCTTAGCCATTTCCGCCAAGTTGGCACCCTTACCTCCTAGCAAGTTCCGCATGGTGGCGTCCCCTTCGGAATTGGGGCCACCGAAAAAGTAAACCCACTTTTTCATCAGAATCTTTCCTCCTTGTCAGCACACACAGCCCTGATGCTAACGGACGCAACTGGCAGCTCCGTCGCGCGCAATCCCAAGGACGTGGTTACTGGTTTTTCGTGATTGCACAACAGCTGCACCGCAGGGTGCGACTCTATATGGAAGGGACAAGCCCGGCTTAGAGTAAACACCTCCAGGTATATTCGGTAAAAGACACCAATCTCCTTCTTGTCAAGTGTAATTGTTGACAACTTTAGCTGGCCCGAATGGCCTTCAAGTTCCCCAGGGTGGACAACACCGCCGACAAAGCCGCCAACAAGCCCAAGCGGTTCTGCCGGACAGCCTCATCCTCTGCCATGACCAAAACCTCGTCGAAGAAACGGTCCACAGGCCGGGTCAACTGCAGCAGACTCTGCACCACTTTCTGGTATGCACCGTTGGCCAGATGTTCCTCTACCTCCACCGCGACCCGGGAGAAGACTTCATACAGCTCCTTCTCCGCCGCTTCGACAAATAGGCTGGGATCCACCTTCGAACCGGTGGCCTTAGCCGCTAAGTTGGTTACGCGTTCGTGGGCTTTCAGCAAAGGAGCCAGTTCTCCCCCTTGCAAAGCCTCGTGGAGTACAACTCCCCGGGCCAACACATCGCGCACCGGACCAACCCCCTGTGCCAGGACGGCATCCACCACATCGTAAGGAAGCCCGTAGACCTCCTCTAAAATCCGCTGGAAGCGCGCCTGGAAAAACTCGGCTACTTCCCCGGGCACTTCCGCCGCAAAGGTCTGGGTCTCCGCATACAAGGCATAGGAGCGCTGGATCAACTCCAGCAGATCCACGGGCAGGTCGTGCTCCAGGATGATCGTTAGGATGGCCGCGGCCTGCCGGCGCAGGGCGTAGGGATCCTGGGACCCTGTGGGCCGCAGGCCCACACCGAAACAACCTACAATGGTGTCCATGCGGTCAGCAATACCTACGATGGCACCGGGCAGGGTCTGGGGCAGATGGTCATCGGCAAAACGTGGCAGGTAATGTTCGTAGATCGCCACCGCCACCGCTTTGGGTTCCCCATCCTGCAGAGCATATTCACGACCCATGACCCCTTGGAGTTCCGGGAATTCCCCCACCATATTGGTGACTAGATCCGCCTTGGCTAGATAGGCGGCTTCCAAGGCGCTGGCTTTGGATTCTTCGTCCAGGCCCACTTTCCCGGCTAAGTAATCAACAAGGGCGCGGGTCCGTTCCATCTTCTCATAGATGGTACCTAGTTTCTCTTGGAAAACCACCTTCTTCAATTCCTCGACCCTGGAACGTAGGGAACGTTTCCGGTCTTCATCGTAGAAAAACCGCGCATCGTCCAACCGGGCTTTGAGCACCCGCTCATTACCCCGGGTAATCACATCCAGGTGCGCTTCGGAACCATTGTGGACCGCAATAAACTTGGGAAGCAACTTGCCCTGTTGATCCCTCAGGGCAAAATACCGCTGGTGTTCCTGCATCGGTGTGATCAACACCTCTTCAGGCAAGGCTAAGTAAGCGGGATCGAAACTGCCACACAAGGCGGTGGGAAACTCCACCAAGTGAACAATCTCCTCCAGCAGCCCATCGGCAGCCACCACCGTACCTCCCACCTGTTTTCCCAGTTGGTCAATCTGCGTCTTGATCAGCTCTTTGCGTTCTTCTTGGTCCACAACTACCCATGCCCCTTTGAGGGCCTTCCGGTAGGCTTTGGGTTCCGGTATCTCCACCGGGCCCGGGTGCAAAAAGCGATGCCCATAGCTATTATTACCACTCTGTACTCCAGCATACTGGATCTGGAGAACCCGATCTCCATACAGGGCCAGAAGCCAGCGGATCGGACGGGCGAACCGCTCTTTGGTCGCCCAGCGCATGGATTTGGGAAAGCCCAATTGGGCGATGATCTGTTCCAGGATGCTAGGCAACAGTTCTTCGGTGGCCGCCCCGGTCTGTCTAAGCACCGCGTAAACGTAATCTCCACCGGGTGTGCTCTTCACCACCAGCTCCTCGGGGGCTAGTCCCTGGTTCTTGGCAAAACCGAGGGCTGCTTTGGTGGGGGCACCGTCGGCATCGAAGGCCACCCGGGCCGGTGGTCCCTTTATCTCTTCTTCCAGGTCCGCCTGTTTTTCCGCGACATCCTCCACCACAAGGGCCAACCGGCGGGGAGTACCGTAGGAACTGACAGTACCAAAGGTAATGCGGGATTCGGTAAGCAGTTCCCGGGCCCGCTCTTTCAGTTGCTCCAGCACACCGGGGATAAACCGCGCCGGCAGCTCTTCACAACCAATTTCCAGTAAAAGATCACGCATCCTGGACCACCTCCCTTTCTTTGAGCAGAGGAAAGCCCAGTTCATTCCGTTGTTTTAGGTAGACCTGGGCTGCCACCCGGGCCAAATCCCTTACCCGGGCAATATACCCGGTTCGTTCGGTGACACTGACAGCGCCTCGGGCATCCAACAGGTTGAAAATATGAGAGCATTTGAGGATATAATCATACGCGGGGAGGACAAGGTCCTGGTGCAAAAGTCTTTCCGCCTCCGCCTCATAGCTGCTGAATAGCTGGAACAACAGTGTCACATCGGCCACGTCGAAGTTATAGCGGGAGAACTGGACCTCGTTTTCTTTGAAAAGCTCTCCGTAGGTGATCCTGTCGGCCCATTCCAGGGCGAACAGGTCATCTTCTCCCTGGATGTACATGGCCAACCGCTCCAGGCCATAGGTAATCTCCACAGAGATGGGATCCAGATCCTGTCCTCCCACCTGCTGAAAATAAGTATACTGGGTGATCTCCATGCCATCGAGCCACACTTCCCAGCCCAGTCCCCACGCGCCCAAGGTGGGCGACTCCCAGTCATCCTCCACGAAGCGAATGTCGTGTTCTAAGGGATTAATGTCCAGGGCCTTAAGACTTTCCAGGTAGATCTCCTGAATATTCTCCGGCACGGGCTTCATGATCACCTGGTATTGGTAATAGTGTTGCAGCCGATTGGGGTTTTCACCGTAACGTCCGTCCGCAGGCCTCCTGCAGGGTTGAACGTACGCCACGTTCCACGGCTCGGGACCAAGCACGCGCAAAAAGGTAGCCGGTGCCATCGTCCCAGCCCCTACTTCCATATCGTAGGGCTGCGCGATTACACATCCTTGTCCAGCCCAGAACTTCTGCAGCCGGAAAACCATTTCTTGCAGATTCATTACTGTCCCTTCTTTCAATAGAAAAACCTTTCGTCTCTTTATCCTAAGGAAACGAAAGGTCGTCTCTGGGGCCGAACCAATCCTCTAACCCCATCTCTACGCATCCGTAGAACGAATATAACAAACTTGAGAAAACATGTCAACTTCCAAGGACAGGGGGTTACTCCTCCTCCCTGCCCTCATGTACAGTGATGGTTTCGCCATCCCGCTGCCTGATCTCGATGGTACACCGGGAAAGAAGACAGGCCGCTCCGGTAAGAAAAGTGGCAATTGGCGCCAGCACAACACCCACGGCTCCCACCGTGATGGGGATATCCATGATCACTTCGTCGCCCTTTCTTACCCGGATCCGTTCGCTGTTCCCCCGGCGAATCAGTTCCTTGATTTTCTCCAGGATCTCCCGGCCCCTTTCCTCCAGATGGTCGGAACTGAGCCCCCTGTTCTTTTGCATAGCCTCTAAGTTGATCAAAGCCGCCACAATATCACCATCGGCCGCGTCCAACAAATCCTTGGCCGCTGCATAACCAATATTGCCCCGCTCCCGGAGGATGTCGATCTTCTCCAGTTCAGTCATCTCGACACCCATGGGGTCACCTCCTAATCAATCACTGAGAGTAAGAAGTCCAATGATTTCAGTTCACCACTGATATGCTGTGCAAGATGGGACCTGAGGGCCAAACGCAACTGTAATTCCACCTGGGGTCCAAGCCGCAGGTTCAAGACGCCCTGTCCCGACATGCCGGCCAGACTTCGCAGGGAAGCCAAAGCCCCTTGCGACAAAGTGTATTCCGTCCCCGGAGAACAGTGATAGTGGGCCACACCACCTTCCCCAGGCAGAAACACACCTTCGCTGATAGTATGCCCGCACCGGACACAACTATCCAGATGGGGGGCATAGCCCAGCAAAGTCATCAGGCGTAGTTCTCCCCACCGGGCCACCACTTCCGGCTGCACGTGTGCACAGAGCATGGTAAATACCTCCACCAGGAGGTGAAAAAGCTCCGGGGCCCGAGCCCGCTCCAGGGTGAACTTATCCACCAGCTCAGCAAAATAGCTGGCGTATGCCATTCTGGTTAAATCTTCTCGCAGCGGCGCAAAGGCTTCGATCGATTCCCCTTGGCTGATGGTATCGAGGCTCTTGCT
Protein-coding sequences here:
- the recO gene encoding DNA repair protein RecO, with the translated sequence MGLYKTKGVVLRTRDYGEADRIVIIYTEEAGKVPAVAKGARRPRCRLRGVTQNFVLAEYLLFSSKSLDTISQGESIEAFAPLREDLTRMAYASYFAELVDKFTLERARAPELFHLLVEVFTMLCAHVQPEVVARWGELRLMTLLGYAPHLDSCVRCGHTISEGVFLPGEGGVAHYHCSPGTEYTLSQGALASLRSLAGMSGQGVLNLRLGPQVELQLRLALRSHLAQHISGELKSLDFLLSVID
- a CDS encoding glycine--tRNA ligase subunit beta, producing the protein MRDLLLEIGCEELPARFIPGVLEQLKERARELLTESRITFGTVSSYGTPRRLALVVEDVAEKQADLEEEIKGPPARVAFDADGAPTKAALGFAKNQGLAPEELVVKSTPGGDYVYAVLRQTGAATEELLPSILEQIIAQLGFPKSMRWATKERFARPIRWLLALYGDRVLQIQYAGVQSGNNSYGHRFLHPGPVEIPEPKAYRKALKGAWVVVDQEERKELIKTQIDQLGKQVGGTVVAADGLLEEIVHLVEFPTALCGSFDPAYLALPEEVLITPMQEHQRYFALRDQQGKLLPKFIAVHNGSEAHLDVITRGNERVLKARLDDARFFYDEDRKRSLRSRVEELKKVVFQEKLGTIYEKMERTRALVDYLAGKVGLDEESKASALEAAYLAKADLVTNMVGEFPELQGVMGREYALQDGEPKAVAVAIYEHYLPRFADDHLPQTLPGAIVGIADRMDTIVGCFGVGLRPTGSQDPYALRRQAAAILTIILEHDLPVDLLELIQRSYALYAETQTFAAEVPGEVAEFFQARFQRILEEVYGLPYDVVDAVLAQGVGPVRDVLARGVVLHEALQGGELAPLLKAHERVTNLAAKATGSKVDPSLFVEAAEKELYEVFSRVAVEVEEHLANGAYQKVVQSLLQLTRPVDRFFDEVLVMAEDEAVRQNRLGLLAALSAVLSTLGNLKAIRAS
- a CDS encoding DUF4342 domain-containing protein, which translates into the protein MGVEMTELEKIDILRERGNIGYAAAKDLLDAADGDIVAALINLEAMQKNRGLSSDHLEERGREILEKIKELIRRGNSERIRVRKGDEVIMDIPITVGAVGVVLAPIATFLTGAACLLSRCTIEIRQRDGETITVHEGREEE
- the glyQ gene encoding glycine--tRNA ligase subunit alpha, translating into MNLQEMVFRLQKFWAGQGCVIAQPYDMEVGAGTMAPATFLRVLGPEPWNVAYVQPCRRPADGRYGENPNRLQHYYQYQVIMKPVPENIQEIYLESLKALDINPLEHDIRFVEDDWESPTLGAWGLGWEVWLDGMEITQYTYFQQVGGQDLDPISVEITYGLERLAMYIQGEDDLFALEWADRITYGELFKENEVQFSRYNFDVADVTLLFQLFSSYEAEAERLLHQDLVLPAYDYILKCSHIFNLLDARGAVSVTERTGYIARVRDLARVAAQVYLKQRNELGFPLLKEREVVQDA